One Pseudomonas tolaasii NCPPB 2192 genomic window carries:
- a CDS encoding T6SS immunity protein Tli4 family protein, which translates to MNMRRLILFFTCLALGLLTGCAAFNQPSEQEKHNVSEMTSHMRTWALGRGLIDLPANWSGGGDVKLYYGLGADHSSVEVRILGEGITQQRFDAALNERAHRIAAVKNDEMGNVPMLVSATKVDAQHKLLQYYESTEISDWFIHESHLLIGDVYVMLRADSFNGKTAPVEKRLLNLSKEIFKVTAPQNAGAGFALGPIVIRSHHDQEIASFDFSPPASDVVLNVYINALSPDDDERLQVRTQKDTQIFLAGDYENLRAGKITLADMQAEESLIGFSDDTHRQILFVSENYRDNPSLNRPAMGFRLSAGGKKRSAIDPNKPKDLVRWTLPQFANKGYQRPLWQLPAAKEPVNPSLTDYEAMAVWDAILKSVRIRYGAVAPKPDPWFNPRGPTPEQAAESKRILDEFIASFEKPKPWPGDEG; encoded by the coding sequence ATGAATATGCGTCGGTTGATCCTTTTTTTTACCTGCCTGGCACTTGGCTTACTCACTGGCTGTGCCGCCTTCAACCAGCCCAGCGAACAGGAGAAACACAACGTGAGCGAAATGACATCCCACATGCGCACTTGGGCACTGGGCCGCGGCTTGATCGATTTACCCGCTAATTGGAGCGGCGGCGGTGACGTAAAGCTCTATTACGGTTTGGGCGCCGATCATTCGTCTGTTGAGGTCCGTATTTTGGGGGAGGGCATTACCCAGCAAAGGTTTGATGCTGCGTTGAATGAGCGTGCGCACAGGATTGCGGCGGTCAAGAACGATGAGATGGGCAATGTACCGATGTTGGTGTCGGCAACAAAAGTAGACGCGCAACATAAGCTACTTCAGTACTACGAGAGCACCGAAATTTCGGACTGGTTCATTCACGAGTCTCATCTGCTGATTGGTGATGTCTACGTCATGCTCCGCGCCGACTCCTTCAACGGCAAAACCGCCCCGGTTGAGAAGCGTCTTTTAAATCTCTCCAAAGAAATCTTCAAGGTGACTGCCCCGCAGAACGCAGGTGCAGGCTTCGCCTTGGGCCCCATCGTCATCAGAAGCCATCACGATCAGGAAATCGCCAGCTTCGACTTTAGCCCCCCAGCTTCGGATGTAGTGCTGAATGTCTACATCAACGCGTTATCACCGGATGATGACGAGCGACTACAGGTGCGTACCCAAAAAGACACGCAAATTTTCCTCGCGGGCGACTATGAAAATTTGCGGGCAGGGAAAATCACCCTGGCCGACATGCAAGCCGAAGAGTCCCTGATCGGCTTCAGTGACGACACTCACCGTCAAATACTCTTTGTGAGCGAGAACTATCGCGACAATCCCTCGCTGAACCGCCCTGCGATGGGCTTTCGTTTGTCGGCAGGCGGTAAAAAACGCTCCGCCATTGACCCGAATAAACCCAAAGACCTGGTGCGCTGGACGCTCCCCCAATTTGCCAACAAAGGCTATCAACGCCCGCTCTGGCAACTTCCTGCGGCGAAAGAACCCGTCAACCCGTCTCTCACCGACTACGAAGCCATGGCCGTCTGGGACGCGATCCTCAAATCCGTGCGCATCCGCTACGGCGCGGTCGCGCCCAAGCCGGACCCCTGGTTCAACCCCCGTGGGCCGACACCTGAACAAGCCGCCGAAAGCAAACGCATCCTTGACGAATTCATCGCCAGCTTTGAGAAGCCCAAACCGTGGCCGGGGGATGAGGGTTAA